The Rhodoferax sediminis genome has a segment encoding these proteins:
- a CDS encoding DUF1810 domain-containing protein: MADPYNLERFVQAQNPVYPQVCIELAAGRKSSHWMWFVFPQLKGLGRSAIAQHFGIASRAEAEAYWRHALLGARLKECTQLVLAVEGRTALQIFGSPDDLKFHSSMTLFAQVAPDEPVFQRALNQYFGGEGDAGTFERL; the protein is encoded by the coding sequence GCGCAAAACCCGGTTTACCCACAGGTCTGCATCGAGCTGGCGGCCGGCCGCAAGAGCAGTCACTGGATGTGGTTCGTGTTTCCGCAGCTCAAGGGACTGGGCCGCAGTGCCATCGCGCAGCACTTCGGCATCGCCTCGAGGGCCGAGGCCGAGGCTTATTGGCGCCACGCGCTGCTCGGGGCGCGGCTGAAGGAGTGCACCCAACTCGTGCTGGCCGTCGAAGGCCGCACGGCGCTGCAGATCTTCGGCTCGCCGGACGATCTCAAGTTCCACTCGTCGATGACGCTGTTTGCGCAGGTGGCGCCGGACGAGCCGGTGTTCCAGCGGGCGCTGAACCAATATTTCGGCGGGGAAGGCGATGCGGGGACGTTTGAGCGCCTGTGA